The proteins below come from a single Roseiflexus sp. RS-1 genomic window:
- a CDS encoding branched-chain amino acid ABC transporter substrate-binding protein has product MMKRISAFLIFALVGAILAACGGAPAQPTAAPAQPTPAPAQPTTPPAAGMSGTIKIATQSPLSGPQAALGVGIRNGAELGLEQLGKTLTDMGFTVELEPFDDQAKPEVGSANAKNIISDNDILCLVGHLNSGVALASLPDYQSASLVMVSPANTNPKITESGYPNAFRIVGRDDVQGAVGEEFARTELKITSVYIIHDKTDYGQGVAEFFRQNAEKNGIKVLGFEGTEEKSVFDSILTPIQAANPDLIYFGGIYDQAAPLFKQARDRGIQAAFLGPDGLDSPVLLEVAGDAVKGMYYTSVAAPVSQFPDAAKFAEDYQAKYNEAAPPFSAQAYDAMGICVQAIANAARAANGKPTRAQVLEAMKTLGAYKGITGTYEFNAKGDPVKGTYFVLQVSTESGAPADVWNKNAVVKRLEIAAP; this is encoded by the coding sequence ATGATGAAACGTATCAGTGCGTTTCTCATCTTCGCCCTGGTAGGCGCGATCCTGGCTGCCTGCGGCGGCGCGCCAGCGCAGCCGACCGCAGCGCCAGCGCAACCGACACCGGCGCCAGCGCAGCCAACAACCCCGCCAGCCGCCGGGATGAGCGGCACGATCAAGATCGCCACGCAAAGCCCGCTTTCCGGTCCGCAGGCAGCGCTGGGCGTCGGTATCCGCAACGGCGCCGAACTGGGTCTTGAGCAACTGGGGAAAACCCTCACCGACATGGGCTTTACGGTTGAACTGGAGCCGTTCGATGACCAGGCGAAGCCGGAAGTCGGTTCGGCGAACGCGAAGAACATCATTTCCGATAACGATATTCTGTGCCTGGTCGGTCACCTGAATTCGGGAGTGGCGCTCGCCTCGCTGCCCGACTACCAGTCAGCCAGCCTGGTGATGGTATCGCCAGCGAATACGAATCCGAAGATCACCGAGAGCGGCTATCCCAACGCTTTCCGGATCGTGGGACGCGATGATGTTCAGGGCGCAGTCGGCGAGGAATTCGCCCGCACCGAACTGAAGATCACGAGCGTGTACATCATCCACGACAAGACCGACTATGGCCAGGGCGTTGCGGAGTTCTTCCGCCAGAACGCCGAGAAGAACGGCATCAAGGTGCTGGGTTTTGAAGGCACCGAAGAAAAGTCGGTCTTCGACTCGATTCTGACGCCGATCCAGGCTGCTAACCCCGACCTGATTTACTTCGGCGGGATTTACGACCAGGCAGCGCCGCTGTTCAAGCAGGCGCGCGATCGCGGCATTCAGGCGGCGTTCCTCGGACCGGACGGTCTCGACTCGCCGGTGCTGCTGGAAGTTGCCGGTGATGCGGTGAAGGGAATGTACTACACTTCAGTTGCTGCGCCGGTCAGCCAGTTCCCCGATGCCGCCAAATTCGCCGAAGACTATCAGGCGAAGTACAATGAAGCGGCGCCGCCGTTCTCGGCGCAGGCATACGATGCGATGGGCATCTGCGTCCAGGCGATTGCCAACGCTGCCAGGGCAGCCAACGGCAAGCCAACCCGCGCTCAGGTGCTTGAGGCAATGAAGACCCTGGGCGCCTATAAGGGCATCACCGGCACGTATGAATTCAACGCCAAGGGTGACCCGGTGAAAGGCACGTACTTCGTGTTGCAGGTCAGCACCGAGTCAGGCGCTCCGGCTGATGTGTGGAACAAGAATGCAGTCGTCAAGCGCCTTGAGATTGCTGCACCGTAG
- a CDS encoding branched-chain amino acid ABC transporter permease has product MAAEATTGSDLLIRRRSFRSFVSEVFGPLLQVFLFVIGSAIVLGGIVLLFAVMLRGTREDIDLVQGTITILPQVMIDGLVRGFLYATIALGYTMVYGVLEFINFAHGEIFMVGAFVGAFFSAALASSGMLTTLSPILFVIAAVLLGMAVSGVLAMSIERVAYRPLRNAPRLVPLISAIGVSLVLQDVMRMIAVNTGLGFNAQFRTPDLGQPLVLAQMPIADERTIPVSIDSRSLIFIVVAILMLIGLNYLVNITKLGKAIRAVAQDRAAASLMGIDVNRVIAITFLIGGALGGAAGILFGMRVGTINPYVGFLPGLKAFTAAVLGGIGNITGAMVGGIVLGFLEAFVASYLSLFTRGQFSGASYADIVAFSILILILIFRPSGLLGEAVTQKV; this is encoded by the coding sequence ATGGCAGCTGAAGCAACTACCGGTTCGGATCTGCTGATCAGGCGTCGCTCCTTCCGCTCGTTTGTGAGTGAGGTTTTCGGTCCGCTCCTTCAGGTCTTTCTTTTCGTCATCGGCAGTGCAATTGTCCTCGGGGGAATTGTGCTCCTCTTTGCCGTGATGCTGCGCGGCACACGCGAAGACATCGATCTGGTTCAGGGCACGATAACTATCCTGCCGCAGGTCATGATCGATGGTCTGGTGCGCGGTTTTCTCTACGCCACCATCGCCCTCGGCTACACGATGGTCTACGGCGTGCTGGAATTCATCAACTTCGCCCACGGCGAAATTTTCATGGTCGGCGCCTTCGTCGGCGCCTTTTTTAGTGCGGCGCTGGCTTCTTCCGGCATGCTGACCACCCTCAGCCCGATTCTGTTCGTCATTGCCGCCGTCCTGCTCGGCATGGCGGTCTCTGGAGTTCTGGCAATGTCGATCGAGCGCGTCGCCTACCGCCCGCTGCGCAATGCGCCGCGCCTGGTGCCGCTCATCTCGGCGATCGGCGTTTCACTTGTGCTCCAGGACGTGATGCGCATGATCGCGGTGAACACAGGGCTGGGGTTCAATGCACAGTTCCGCACACCTGACCTTGGTCAACCGCTGGTGCTGGCGCAAATGCCGATTGCGGACGAGCGCACCATACCGGTCAGCATCGATAGTCGTTCGCTGATCTTCATCGTGGTGGCGATCCTGATGTTGATCGGGCTGAACTATCTGGTCAATATCACCAAACTGGGGAAGGCGATCCGCGCTGTGGCGCAGGACCGGGCGGCAGCCAGCCTGATGGGGATCGATGTCAACCGCGTGATTGCGATCACGTTCCTGATCGGCGGGGCGCTTGGCGGTGCGGCTGGTATTCTGTTCGGAATGCGCGTTGGCACGATCAACCCTTACGTCGGGTTCCTGCCGGGTCTCAAGGCGTTCACCGCTGCGGTGCTTGGAGGCATCGGCAACATTACCGGCGCCATGGTCGGCGGTATTGTGCTCGGCTTTCTGGAAGCGTTCGTCGCTTCATATCTGTCGCTGTTCACACGCGGGCAGTTCTCCGGCGCAAGCTACGCCGATATTGTGGCGTTCAGCATTCTGATCCTGATCCTGATCTTCCGACCCTCTGGCTTGCTGGGCGAAGCGGTGACGCAGAAGGTGTGA
- a CDS encoding branched-chain amino acid ABC transporter permease, which produces MATEKRQVSPSPSLWAQLRSTAGRGPAPYVLIAAYAAIVSALLLSNPTTGLGTDMVVVLFLLLMFVIYRAPTMLAFKLTLGTILLAVIMPIFGVLNPFYIDVVTKAGMFAALALGLNVVVGFAGLLDLGYVAFFAVGAYLWGIFSTPQISNIVPGMEPLHGSWFWLFLAIGLVVGALFGVLLGLPVLRLRGDYLAIVTLGLGEVIRVLATNLDRPINITNGSQGIKDIGRPPLFIEPVFQSLGITISRVQEYQLYFYFLVLIILGLTVFVVYRLNNSRIGRAWTAIREDETAAIAMGIPLVRMKLLAFAVGASFAGVMGVIFSALQTFINPPTFDLLRSIGILSMVILGGMGSIPGTMLGAVIVTLLDLQLLPRIASELAALQRRGVPIPAWFDPAQYQRLLFGLLLIIMMIFRPEGLLPEDRRRQELHHDEPEPAPETQQAASVTETAQSAEG; this is translated from the coding sequence ATGGCTACAGAGAAGCGGCAAGTCAGTCCGTCTCCATCGCTTTGGGCGCAACTGCGGTCAACAGCGGGACGCGGTCCGGCGCCGTATGTGTTGATTGCCGCATATGCGGCGATTGTATCGGCGCTGCTGCTGTCCAACCCGACGACCGGGCTTGGCACCGATATGGTCGTGGTGCTGTTCCTGCTGCTGATGTTCGTCATTTATCGCGCGCCGACGATGCTGGCATTCAAGTTGACGCTCGGCACGATCCTGCTGGCAGTTATTATGCCGATCTTTGGCGTCCTCAATCCGTTTTACATCGATGTTGTGACAAAGGCGGGGATGTTTGCTGCGCTGGCACTGGGTCTGAATGTGGTCGTCGGGTTTGCCGGTCTGCTCGACCTGGGGTATGTGGCGTTCTTCGCCGTTGGCGCCTATCTGTGGGGCATCTTCAGCACGCCGCAGATCTCCAACATTGTTCCCGGTATGGAACCGCTGCACGGCTCGTGGTTCTGGCTGTTCCTGGCGATCGGTCTGGTGGTAGGCGCCCTGTTCGGCGTGCTGCTCGGTCTGCCGGTGCTGCGGTTGCGCGGCGATTACCTGGCGATTGTCACCCTTGGTCTTGGCGAGGTGATCCGGGTGCTCGCCACGAACCTTGACCGACCGATCAATATTACGAACGGTTCTCAGGGCATCAAAGATATTGGACGACCGCCGCTCTTCATCGAGCCAGTCTTCCAGTCGTTGGGAATCACCATCTCACGGGTACAGGAGTATCAACTCTATTTCTATTTCCTGGTGCTGATCATTCTTGGGCTTACCGTCTTTGTCGTCTACCGCCTGAACAACTCGCGCATCGGGCGCGCCTGGACTGCAATCCGCGAGGATGAGACCGCCGCGATTGCGATGGGGATTCCGCTGGTGCGGATGAAACTGCTGGCGTTTGCCGTCGGCGCGTCGTTCGCCGGCGTGATGGGGGTCATCTTCAGCGCCCTGCAAACCTTCATCAACCCGCCGACGTTCGACCTGCTGCGGTCGATCGGCATTCTCTCGATGGTCATTCTCGGCGGCATGGGGAGTATTCCAGGAACGATGCTGGGCGCGGTGATCGTGACCCTGCTCGACCTGCAACTGCTGCCGCGCATTGCCAGCGAACTGGCAGCGCTTCAGCGTCGCGGCGTTCCGATTCCGGCATGGTTCGACCCGGCGCAGTATCAGCGGTTGCTCTTTGGGTTGTTGTTGATCATTATGATGATTTTCCGTCCCGAAGGATTGCTGCCGGAGGATCGCCGCCGTCAGGAGTTGCACCACGATGAACCTGAACCGGCGCCTGAGACGCAGCAAGCAGCATCCGTTACGGAAACCGCGCAAAGCGCTGAAGGTTGA
- a CDS encoding ABC transporter ATP-binding protein yields MALLEAQHITKQFGGLTAVNDVSLTIEAGSIVSVIGPNGAGKTTFFNVLTGIYKPTKGTIIFDGKDITGLRPDQITALGICRTFQNIRLFNAMTVLENVQVGMHTRLNAGLWQIIFGTPSVRAEEKASLERARELLRFVNLDDQRNQLARNLPYGDQRRLEIARALASSPKLILLDEPTAGMNPQETAEATDLIRRLRDELGITVVLIEHDMRVVMTISERITVLDYGTKIAEGLPHEIRSNPRVIEAYLGKGAAAHGMVKVEGG; encoded by the coding sequence GTGGCGCTCCTGGAAGCACAACATATTACCAAGCAGTTCGGTGGACTTACTGCGGTCAACGATGTGTCGCTCACCATCGAAGCGGGCAGTATTGTGAGCGTTATCGGTCCTAACGGTGCGGGAAAAACGACGTTCTTCAATGTGTTGACCGGGATCTACAAGCCGACCAAAGGGACGATCATCTTCGATGGTAAGGATATTACCGGTCTGCGTCCCGACCAGATCACGGCGCTGGGGATCTGTCGCACATTCCAGAATATCCGCCTGTTCAACGCAATGACCGTGCTCGAAAACGTTCAGGTCGGGATGCACACGCGATTGAATGCCGGATTGTGGCAGATCATCTTTGGCACCCCCTCTGTCCGTGCCGAGGAGAAGGCATCGCTCGAACGGGCGCGCGAGTTGCTCCGATTCGTCAACCTGGACGACCAGCGTAACCAGCTGGCGCGCAATCTGCCCTACGGTGATCAGCGCCGCCTTGAAATTGCGCGGGCACTGGCATCTTCACCAAAACTGATCCTGCTGGATGAGCCGACCGCCGGCATGAATCCGCAGGAAACAGCCGAAGCGACCGATCTGATCCGTCGGCTGCGCGATGAACTGGGAATCACGGTAGTGCTCATCGAGCACGATATGCGGGTGGTGATGACCATCTCGGAACGCATTACCGTGCTCGACTATGGCACCAAAATTGCGGAGGGTCTTCCCCACGAGATCCGTTCCAACCCGCGCGTGATCGAAGCCTACCTGGGCAAAGGCGCCGCTGCGCACGGAATGGTGAAGGTTGAAGGTGGGTGA
- a CDS encoding ABC transporter ATP-binding protein has product MPLLELKDVHTYYGNIHALKGISLAVEPGEIVTLIGSNGAGKSTTLRTISGLLKPRRGEVWFQGERIDHLPPHKIVEMGVIQAPEGRRIFPRLTVRENLEIGAFLRKDKAGIARDMERVFHLFPRLYERLNQRGGTLSGGEQQMLAIGRALMGQPRVLLLDEPSMGLAPVLVEQIFSIISDINAQGTTILLVEQNALMALAIAHRGYVLQTGEIVLADTAQALRENTLVQHAYLGVG; this is encoded by the coding sequence ATGCCATTACTCGAACTCAAAGACGTCCACACCTACTACGGCAATATTCACGCCTTGAAAGGCATCTCGCTGGCGGTCGAGCCGGGTGAGATCGTGACCCTGATCGGATCGAATGGCGCGGGGAAGAGTACGACGCTGCGCACCATTTCCGGGCTGTTGAAGCCACGTCGTGGCGAGGTCTGGTTCCAGGGAGAACGGATTGACCATCTCCCGCCACATAAGATCGTCGAGATGGGTGTGATCCAGGCGCCGGAGGGACGCCGGATCTTTCCGCGCCTGACAGTGCGCGAAAATCTGGAAATCGGCGCATTTCTCCGCAAAGATAAAGCCGGGATTGCCAGAGATATGGAGCGCGTCTTCCATCTCTTCCCACGCCTCTACGAACGCCTCAATCAGCGCGGCGGCACGCTCTCCGGCGGTGAACAGCAGATGCTCGCCATTGGACGGGCGCTGATGGGACAACCGCGCGTGCTGCTCCTCGATGAACCGTCCATGGGGCTTGCCCCGGTGCTGGTCGAACAGATCTTCAGTATCATCAGCGACATTAATGCGCAGGGCACAACAATCCTGCTCGTTGAGCAAAACGCACTGATGGCGCTGGCAATCGCCCATCGCGGCTATGTGCTCCAGACGGGTGAGATTGTTCTGGCGGATACGGCGCAGGCGCTGCGCGAGAATACCCTTGTTCAGCATGCGTACCTGGGCGTCGGGTAA
- the alr gene encoding alanine racemase: protein MIDLDDLLAAGGRLASPVYARQFSGFSYDSRLTAAGELFLALRTPRGDGHAYIADALAAGATGVICEKPPADLSNTTMIVTDDPALLAARWAAARLRQVAPRVIGVTGSVGKTSATRAIAAVLSGLAPTFRSRRSFNSLIGLPVSLARLQDDHRFAVLEYGTAYPGELHRLTALFPPHVAVVTSAAPMRLSAFGSVADLVREYGALVAALPVDGWAVVNGDDPALAGLCDTTRARVLTFGTGASCDLRGEAPQYALNGTRMRVCYRGESVDTVIPLIGEPAVGAALAAVGVALVCGMTLERAAERLALVEPPAGRLRPHLARSSAIVIDDTVGAEPSAMLAALRTLAILPAQRRIAVLGDLPADSSIPGEQNDTYAAIGRLAARTADLLIWKGDAGTHVMRAVQRVRTGMSATLVHTIAGALEALPPDLGAGDLVLVCGGATARLERLVAALIDPSVNASQALVRQDAGWRATRIADPDRPTWVRIDLDAIRDNVRTLRSIAGVPVMAVLKADAYGHGAVRAARAALAGGAVALAVATLGEARTLREAGIGAPILALGYTPPWQVAQAARLGVAITVFDYDAARACAAVAETGVPVPVHVEVDTGMARTGLSVDELGPFLRSLAGLPGVHVEGLYTHFADADAADPGAAEAQLRRFRSALDAVTGAGLRPPVVHAANSAAMLRLPGARFDMVRPGIACYGLAPSPWVTLPAALRPALSFHSEVAQVRDLPPGTPVSYGGTFVTRRHSRIATIPVGYADGMRRAPPWREVLVRGRRAPVVGRICMDYAMIDVTDHAEVRRGDLVTLIGVQGDACITVAEVASWLGTISYDVVATILPRVPREVSE from the coding sequence GTGATCGATCTGGACGATCTTCTTGCGGCAGGCGGGCGACTGGCGTCACCGGTGTATGCGCGTCAGTTCAGCGGCTTCTCGTATGACTCGCGGTTGACCGCTGCGGGGGAACTGTTCCTGGCGCTGCGCACGCCGCGCGGCGATGGTCATGCCTATATTGCCGATGCGCTGGCGGCTGGCGCCACTGGCGTGATCTGTGAGAAGCCGCCCGCCGATCTGTCCAATACCACCATGATCGTCACAGATGATCCGGCGCTCCTTGCAGCGCGCTGGGCAGCAGCGCGGTTGCGACAGGTTGCGCCACGGGTCATCGGCGTGACCGGCAGTGTCGGCAAGACGTCGGCGACCCGCGCGATTGCTGCTGTGCTTTCCGGTCTTGCGCCGACCTTTCGCAGTCGTCGCAGTTTCAATTCGCTGATCGGGCTGCCGGTCTCGCTTGCGCGGCTCCAGGACGATCACCGCTTTGCGGTGCTGGAATACGGCACGGCGTATCCTGGCGAGTTGCACCGTCTGACGGCGCTCTTTCCGCCGCACGTCGCGGTTGTCACGTCTGCCGCTCCGATGCGACTATCGGCATTTGGATCGGTTGCGGATCTGGTGCGTGAGTATGGCGCACTGGTCGCTGCGCTTCCCGTCGATGGATGGGCAGTGGTGAACGGTGACGATCCTGCGCTCGCCGGGCTGTGCGACACGACCCGCGCCAGGGTGCTGACGTTTGGAACCGGCGCATCCTGCGATTTGCGCGGAGAGGCGCCGCAGTATGCACTCAACGGGACGCGCATGCGGGTGTGTTATCGCGGCGAGTCAGTCGATACGGTCATTCCGCTGATCGGTGAACCGGCGGTTGGCGCGGCGCTGGCTGCTGTCGGAGTGGCGCTTGTCTGCGGGATGACGCTGGAGCGCGCCGCCGAACGGCTGGCGCTGGTCGAGCCGCCAGCCGGACGTCTCCGTCCACATCTGGCGCGCAGCAGCGCGATCGTGATCGATGATACAGTTGGCGCTGAACCATCGGCGATGTTGGCGGCGTTGCGAACGCTGGCGATCCTTCCGGCGCAACGGCGAATCGCAGTGCTCGGCGATCTTCCTGCCGACAGTTCCATCCCCGGTGAGCAGAACGATACGTATGCGGCGATCGGAAGGCTTGCGGCGCGCACTGCCGATCTGTTGATCTGGAAGGGGGATGCCGGAACGCACGTCATGCGCGCCGTGCAGCGGGTGCGTACTGGTATGTCGGCGACGCTCGTGCATACGATTGCCGGTGCGCTCGAAGCCTTGCCGCCTGATCTGGGGGCAGGTGATCTGGTGCTGGTCTGTGGCGGTGCAACGGCGCGCCTGGAGCGCCTGGTCGCTGCGCTGATCGATCCGTCGGTGAATGCCTCGCAGGCGCTGGTGCGTCAGGATGCCGGATGGCGCGCCACGCGCATCGCCGATCCCGACCGCCCGACGTGGGTGCGGATCGATCTGGATGCGATCCGCGACAATGTGCGGACTTTGCGTTCAATTGCTGGCGTGCCCGTGATGGCGGTGCTCAAGGCGGATGCGTATGGTCATGGTGCGGTGCGTGCGGCGCGCGCGGCGCTGGCTGGCGGCGCCGTCGCTCTGGCAGTCGCAACGCTTGGTGAAGCGCGGACGTTGCGCGAAGCCGGGATCGGCGCGCCGATTCTGGCGCTTGGCTACACACCGCCGTGGCAGGTGGCGCAGGCAGCGCGGCTGGGTGTCGCCATCACGGTCTTCGACTATGATGCAGCACGCGCCTGTGCCGCTGTCGCCGAGACTGGCGTGCCGGTTCCAGTGCATGTCGAGGTGGATACCGGCATGGCGCGCACCGGTTTGAGCGTGGACGAGTTGGGTCCGTTTCTCCGCTCGCTTGCCGGATTGCCGGGGGTGCACGTCGAAGGGTTGTACACCCATTTTGCCGATGCCGACGCTGCGGATCCCGGCGCAGCAGAGGCGCAGTTACGCCGATTCCGCAGCGCGCTCGACGCGGTGACCGGCGCTGGGCTGCGTCCGCCGGTCGTGCACGCCGCCAACAGCGCTGCCATGTTGCGTCTGCCGGGAGCGCGCTTCGATATGGTGCGTCCTGGTATTGCGTGCTACGGGCTGGCGCCATCACCCTGGGTTACGCTGCCGGCAGCGTTGCGTCCTGCGCTCTCCTTCCACTCTGAGGTGGCGCAGGTGCGTGATCTGCCTCCAGGAACGCCGGTATCGTATGGCGGCACATTTGTCACCCGCCGCCATTCGCGGATTGCGACCATTCCTGTGGGGTATGCGGACGGCATGCGCCGTGCACCGCCGTGGCGCGAAGTGCTGGTGCGCGGTCGGCGCGCCCCAGTTGTCGGGCGCATCTGCATGGATTACGCCATGATCGATGTCACCGATCATGCGGAAGTCAGGCGCGGTGATCTGGTAACGTTGATCGGCGTGCAGGGCGATGCGTGTATCACCGTTGCTGAGGTCGCCAGCTGGCTGGGGACGATCAGTTACGACGTGGTGGCGACCATCCTGCCGCGGGTGCCGCGTGAAGTGAGTGAATGA
- a CDS encoding dipeptide epimerase — MTAPTTIRALTVAPLDIPLHEPFGIASGAQEVARNLLVAVELTDGTRGYGEAAPFPAFNGETQDMAHAAILAARSLVEGADVREWRRIALALPALPGMTGSARCAIETAILDALTRRARLPLWAFFGGAATSLETDVTITTGSVTAAARAAQAIVARGVTTIKIKIGAGDPDATTIRTMEHDLARIVAIRDVAPTARLILDGNCGYTAPDALRLLDMLGVHGIVPALFEQPVAKDDEEGLRRLTATRRVPVAADESVASATDAARLARNAAVDVLNIKLMKCGIVEALDIAAIARTAGLHLMIGGMVESLLAMTVSACFAAGQGGFRFVDLDTPLFLAENPFDGGMTYHGGTIDLTLIEAGHGVTPRSPAL; from the coding sequence ATGACCGCACCGACAACCATTCGCGCCCTGACGGTTGCGCCGCTTGATATTCCGCTCCACGAACCATTCGGCATTGCCAGCGGCGCGCAGGAGGTGGCGCGCAATCTGCTGGTTGCGGTGGAACTGACCGACGGCACACGCGGCTACGGTGAAGCAGCGCCATTCCCGGCGTTCAACGGCGAGACGCAGGACATGGCGCATGCCGCCATTCTGGCGGCGCGGTCGCTGGTTGAAGGCGCCGATGTGCGCGAATGGCGCCGGATCGCCCTGGCGCTTCCCGCTCTACCCGGTATGACCGGCTCAGCGCGCTGTGCCATTGAAACGGCGATCCTCGATGCCCTGACGCGCCGCGCGCGCCTGCCGCTCTGGGCATTCTTCGGCGGGGCGGCGACCTCACTGGAAACCGATGTAACCATCACCACCGGCAGCGTTACGGCGGCGGCGCGCGCGGCGCAGGCGATTGTCGCGCGTGGAGTGACGACGATCAAGATCAAGATCGGCGCTGGCGACCCGGACGCCACCACCATCCGCACCATGGAACACGATCTGGCGCGGATTGTCGCCATCAGAGACGTTGCGCCCACCGCGCGCCTCATCCTCGACGGCAACTGCGGCTATACCGCTCCCGACGCGCTCAGGCTGCTCGATATGCTTGGCGTGCACGGCATCGTTCCCGCCCTCTTCGAGCAACCGGTCGCAAAGGACGATGAGGAAGGGTTGCGCCGCCTGACCGCAACACGCCGCGTGCCGGTCGCCGCCGATGAAAGCGTTGCCAGTGCAACTGACGCAGCCCGGCTGGCGCGGAATGCCGCCGTGGATGTGCTGAACATCAAACTGATGAAATGCGGCATTGTCGAAGCGCTCGACATTGCTGCCATCGCCCGCACCGCCGGTCTGCACCTGATGATCGGCGGCATGGTCGAGTCGCTGCTGGCAATGACCGTCTCTGCCTGTTTTGCAGCCGGGCAGGGCGGCTTTCGCTTCGTCGATCTGGATACGCCCCTCTTCCTGGCGGAGAATCCGTTTGATGGCGGCATGACCTACCACGGCGGCACGATCGACCTGACACTGATCGAAGCCGGGCATGGCGTCACGCCTCGTTCGCCAGCCCTGTAG
- the glnA gene encoding type I glutamate--ammonia ligase translates to MGMTPKDVLALIKEHDIKMVDVRFTDMPGTWQHFSLPASMLSEDDFVHGLGFDGSSIRGFQAINESDMLVVPDPDTAFIDPMLKIPTLALICDIRDPLTGENYSRDPRYIAKKAEEYLRSTGIADTAYFGPEAEFFLFSDVRFDQGSHFGYYFLDSDEGIWNSGADRGGKNLGYRPRYKEGYFPCPPLDTLQDVRSQITLNMMAAGIEVEVHHHEVATAGQCEIDMRFDSLLRMADKLVKYKYIVKNTARQFGLTATFMPKPLFGDNGSGMHCHQSLWKEGQPLFYDPKGYALLSDTARWYIGGILTHAPALLAICAPTTNSYRRLVPGFEAPINLVYSQRNRSAAIRIPTYSDSPKARRIEFRAPDPTCNPYLAFSAMLMAGIDGIKNRIEPPPPLDVDIYELTAEEKAHIRGTPGSLAESLDALEADHDFLLAGGVFTPDVIETYLDYKRSRELIQVAIRPHPYEFFMYFDA, encoded by the coding sequence ATGGGAATGACTCCAAAAGATGTCCTGGCACTGATCAAAGAGCACGACATCAAGATGGTCGATGTCCGCTTCACCGATATGCCAGGCACGTGGCAGCACTTCTCGCTGCCTGCCAGCATGCTCAGCGAGGACGATTTCGTGCATGGTCTGGGGTTTGACGGATCATCGATCCGCGGCTTCCAGGCAATCAACGAAAGCGATATGCTGGTTGTCCCCGATCCAGACACCGCATTTATCGATCCGATGCTGAAGATTCCCACTCTTGCCCTCATTTGCGACATTCGTGATCCGCTGACCGGGGAAAACTACAGCCGCGATCCGCGCTACATTGCAAAGAAGGCGGAAGAATATCTCCGCAGCACCGGCATCGCCGACACCGCCTATTTCGGTCCCGAAGCGGAGTTCTTCCTGTTCAGCGATGTGCGTTTCGATCAGGGAAGCCACTTCGGCTACTACTTCCTCGACAGTGATGAAGGCATCTGGAACAGCGGCGCCGATCGCGGCGGAAAGAACCTCGGATACCGCCCGCGCTACAAGGAAGGGTACTTCCCCTGCCCGCCGCTCGACACACTTCAGGATGTGCGCTCACAGATCACGCTCAACATGATGGCGGCTGGCATCGAGGTCGAGGTGCATCACCACGAAGTCGCCACCGCCGGTCAGTGCGAGATCGACATGCGCTTCGACTCGCTGCTGCGCATGGCGGATAAACTGGTCAAATACAAGTACATCGTCAAAAACACCGCACGACAGTTTGGTCTGACGGCGACGTTCATGCCCAAGCCGCTCTTCGGCGATAACGGCAGCGGTATGCACTGTCACCAGAGTCTGTGGAAGGAAGGACAGCCGCTGTTCTACGATCCGAAGGGGTATGCGCTGCTCTCCGATACAGCGCGCTGGTATATCGGCGGGATTCTGACCCATGCACCGGCATTGCTGGCCATCTGTGCGCCGACAACCAACTCGTACCGCCGTCTGGTGCCCGGCTTCGAGGCGCCGATCAACCTGGTCTACTCGCAGCGCAACCGCTCGGCGGCGATTCGCATTCCCACCTATTCGGACTCGCCGAAGGCGCGCCGCATCGAGTTCCGCGCGCCCGATCCGACGTGCAACCCGTATCTGGCATTCTCGGCGATGTTGATGGCTGGCATCGACGGGATCAAGAACCGGATCGAGCCGCCGCCGCCGCTCGATGTCGATATTTACGAACTGACGGCGGAGGAAAAGGCGCACATCCGTGGAACACCCGGCTCACTGGCAGAGTCGCTTGACGCACTTGAGGCGGATCATGATTTTCTGCTGGCAGGCGGAGTCTTCACCCCCGACGTGATCGAAACCTATCTGGATTACAAACGGTCGCGT